A genomic segment from Lagenorhynchus albirostris chromosome X, mLagAlb1.1, whole genome shotgun sequence encodes:
- the LOC132513084 gene encoding melanoma antigen preferentially expressed in tumors-like yields MDQKTTVALLELAAKSLLNNEPAAIHALDEIPRDLFVPLFNAAFLGGHKTILRAMVRVWPFRCLHIGSLNTRESYYDILEAMIDGLQILPAQNSSSCKIQQNVGSLHVCCRDLQIDRMSGHKSILQFLDLGCIENLEMDQANLSEVVTLLAQMIHLNSLTLCNIPFKTYNRRKFRSFLLCLGRLDHLQELSLSFFCLTDQLHKLLRVVPPQLDSLYLPHCQLSHRDVTVLSQSSQATHLRVLSLSNNHIFSEVYEPFQALLEKVSSTLQHLVINNCMITDSTLSAVIPALSHCTQLHVLSFAFNPITMPVLKSLLQHLTSLMKLKHVIYPVPVHCYEEWIIHDRLDRQKLAEVQAQLEAMLHGAQRNDMKWVSCSE; encoded by the exons ATGGACCAAAAGACCACTGTCGCCCTCCTTGAGCTTGCTGCAAAGAGTCTGCTGAATAATGAGCCTGCAGCTATCCATGCCCTGGACGAAATCCCAAGAGACCTCTTTGTTCCATTGTTCAACGCTGCCTTCTTGGGTGGGCATAAGACGATACTAAGGGCAATGGTGAGGGTTTGGCCTTTTCGCTGTCTCCATATTGGGTCATTGAACACACGAGAGTCATACTATGACATCTTGGAAGCCATGATTGATGGTCTGCAGATCCTCCCTGCCCAGAACTCTTCCTCTTG TAAGATTCAGCAGAATGTTGGGTCCTTGCACGTCTGCTGCAGAGATTTGCAAATCGATAGAATGTCTGGGCACAAAAGTATCCTGCAGTTTCTGGATCTGGGGTGCATTGAGAACCTGGAAATGGATCAGGCTAATCTGAGTGAAGTCGTCACCCTTTTGGCTCAGATGATCCACCTGAACAGCCTTACTCTGTGTAACATCCCCTTTAAAACTTATAATAGAAGGAAATTCAGATCTTTTCTCCTCTGCCTTGGGCGGCTGGACCATCTCCAGGAGCTGAGCTTGTCTTTCTTCTGCCTCACAGATCAACTGCACAAACTGCtcag aGTTGTGCCACCTCAGTTGGATTCACTGTATCTACCTCACTGTCAGCTTTCTCACAGAGATGTCACTGTCCTGTCCCAGAGCTCTCAGGCCACCCACCTAAGGGTATTGAGTCTCAGTAACAACCACATCTTCTCAGAAGTTTATGAGCCCTTCCAGGCTCTGCTGGAGAAGGTCTCAAGCACCCTGCAACATCTGGTGATAAACAATTGTATGATAACTGATTCTACTCTCTCTGCCGTCATCCCAGCCCTGAGCCACTGTACTCAGCTCCATGTCCTTAGCTTTGCCTTCAATCCCATTACAATGCCTGTGCTCAAGAGCCTTCTGCAGCACTTGACTTCCTTGATGAAGCTGAAGCATGTGATTTATCCTGTCCCTGTCCATTGCTACGAGGAATGGATTATTCATGACCGTTTGGACCGACAGAAACTTGCTGAAGTTCAGGCTCAGTTGGAAGCGATGCTGCACGGGGCACAGAGGAACGACATGAAATGGGTCAGTTGTTCAGAGTGA